From a single Vitis vinifera cultivar Pinot Noir 40024 chromosome 18, ASM3070453v1 genomic region:
- the LOC100245381 gene encoding serine/threonine-protein kinase BSK1, producing MGCCQSSLFKRTRSDKDRYPQTTGLNHTPPSNGTDAAAAGVGDGGEGAGGVPAFSEFSLADLKAATNNFSSDFIVSESGEKAPNVVYKGRLQNRRWIAVKKFTKLAWPDPKQFADEAWGVGKLRHRRLANLIGYCCDGDERLLVAEYMPNDTLAKHLFHWENQTIEWAMRLRVALYIAEALDYCSAEGRPLYHDLNAYRVLFDENGDPRLSCFGMMKNSRDGKSYSTNLAYTPPEYLRNGRVTPESVIFSFGTVLLDLLSGKHIPPSHALDMIRGKNIPLLMDSHLEGNFSTEEATVVFELASQCLQYEPRERPSPRNLVETLAPLQNKPDVPSYVMLGIPKHEEAPPTPQHPLSPMGDACTRMDLTAIHQILVMTHYKDDEGTNELSFQEWTQQMRDMLEARKRGDLAFRDKDFKTAIDCYSQFIDVGTMVSPTVYARRSLCYLLCDQPDTALRDAMQAQCVYPDWSTAFYMQAVALAKLDMHKDAADMLNEAAALEEKRQRGGRGS from the exons ATGGGCTGTTGCCAATCATCGCTGTTCAAGCGAACTCGCTCGGACAAGGACAGATATCCCCAGACGACTGGTTTGAACCACACGCCGCCGTCTAATGGCACTGACGCTGCCGCCGCAGGTGTCGGAGATGGGGGCGAAGGAGCTGGCGGAGTGCCAGCTTTCTCGGAGTTCTCGCTCGCGGACCTCAAGGCCGCCACGAACAACTTTAGCTCCGACTTTATCGTGTCCGAGAGCGGAGAGAAGGCCCCCAACGTGGTTTACAAGGGCCGCCTCCAGAACCGGAGGTGGATCGCGGTGAAGAAGTTTACCAAATTGGCCTGGCCCGATCCTAAGCAGTTTGCG GACGAAGCATGGGGCGTTGGGAAGCTGAGACATAGAAGACTTGCGAATTTGATTGGGTACTGCTGCGATGGTGATGAGAGGCTGCTTGTGGCTGAGTATATGCCGAACGATACTCTTGCGAAGCATCTATTCCACT GGGAGAACCAAACAATCGAGTGGGCAATGCGTTTAAGAGTTGCTCTATATATTGCTGAAGCATTAGATTATTGTAGTGCCGAAGGGCGGCCATTGTACCATGACTTGAATGCTTACAGGGTTCTCTTTGATGAG AATGGTGATCCACGGCTTTCTTGCTTTGGTATGATGAAAAATAGCAGAGATGGAAAAAGTTACAGCACAAATCTTGCCTATACACCTCCTGAGTATCTAAGAAATG GAAGGGTTACTCCTGAAAGTGTTATCTTCAGCTTTGGGACTGTACTTCTGGATCTCCTTAGTGGAAAGCATATTCCTCCAAGTCAT GCTCTGGATATGATACGGGGTAAAAATATTCCCCTATTAATGGATTCACATTTGGAAGGAAACTTCTCAACTGAGGAGGCAACTGTGGTTTTTGAGCTTGCCTCACAATGCTTGCAGTATGAACCTAGGGAGCGGCCAAGTCCTAGAAACCTTGTTGAGACGCTTGCGCCACTTCAAAATAAACCGGAT GTCCCATCTTATGTGATGCTTGGAATTCCAAAGCACGAGGAGGCACCTCCTACACCACAACACCCTCTTTCTCCAATGGGTGATGCCTGTACACGAATGGACCTCACAGCTATCCATCAGATTTTAGTAATGACACACTATAAAGATGATGAAGGAACCAATGAG TTATCTTTCCAAGAATGGACACAACAAATGAGAGATATGCTTGAGGCAAGAAAGCGTGGGGACTTAGCATTCCGTGACAAAGATTTTAAAACAGCCATAGATTGTTATTCGCAG TTTATAGATGTGGGAACCATGGTATCCCCAACTGTTTATGCACGGCGGAGTCTTTGCTATCTTCTCTGTGATCAACCTGATACCGCCCTCCGGGATGCAATGCAAGCACAATGTGTTTATCCAGACTGGTCAACTGCCTTCTACATGCAGGCAGTTGCCCTGGCCAAGCTAGACATGCACAAGGATGCAGCTGACATGTTGAATGAAGCTGCAGCACTTGAAGAAAAACGGCAACGGGGCGGGAGAGGATCCTGA
- the LOC100250689 gene encoding protein ALTERED PHOSPHATE STARVATION RESPONSE 1 isoform X2, translating into MGCATSKLDDLPAVALCRDRCNFLEDAVQLRYDLADAHVAYMQSLTTIGVSLHRVFHHVANHSDSKTKDDAVAAATACAGDSLGNRSGSDSSHLQFRSDSEDDNDGSSESLKNNYVLEHETLGSINYEKNHPAQSVAYYSFPDYGPNSYQYFDSSTAYNGEMITGFFHAPSPSPLPASGGGYGSDSKPPPSPPRNSAWDFLNLFDESYKLQPYSPMLGSEGVRDEGKQEVAKEERKFDDGAGNCSKVAEEEGQGRNIGQSGTSASREDAVVECAAHAMEKRENGDSDKEPVEERSDSATIAPTGTQGVMRSVSEAMREIQVLFERASESGGGVSKMLEAGKLNYHPKSGVYQVSSKMLHVITPSLLVVSSQPSTENIGSIYLDLNEDMGMSSGNLSSTLKKLHMWEKKLYDEVKGEEKLRIMHERKCKQLKLFDEKGADAQKAETTQTLVQSISTKIRIAIDVVDKISITINKLRDEELWPQINELIHGGMWKAMLECLKSQSQAVSEANSLDAIICNGKLSDDYLEALIELKLELQNWNLRFTNWIDTQKGFVKGLNSWLLRCLLYEPEETPDGAEPISPTSVGAPPVFVICNQWAEAMERFSAEEVVEAIQAFFTTVNQLLELHSVDLQQRMIVDKDMERKVKNLEKKEQKMQKVMQAGEKKMTLEPGESGSLLPGVAVKHAQMINVGSLQSGLRQIFEAMERFTANLMQSYEELLVSIEDAKCAQERTHKHHGFLPK; encoded by the exons ATGGGGTGCGCCACGTCGAAACTCGACGACCTCCCGGCCGTCGCTCTCTGCCGTGACCGCTGCAACTTTCTCGAGGACGCCGTACAGCTGCGTTACGATCTGGCCGATGCACATGTGGCGTACATGCAGTCTCTCACCACCATTGGTGTCTCACTCCACCGTGTCTTCCATCATGTTGCGAACCACTCTGATTCTAAAACAAAAGATGACGCGGTAGCTGCTGCAACCGCCTGCGCCGGGGATTCTCTGGGGAATCGTTCTGGCTCGGACTCTTCGCATCTGCAGTTTCGTTCCGATAGTGAAGACGATAATGATGGCAGTTCGGAATCTCTGAAGAATAATTATGTTCTTGAGCACGAAACCCTAGGTTcaataaattatgaaaagaaTCACCCGGCCCAGTCTGTGGCGTATTATTCTTTTCCTGATTATGGCCCTAACTCGTATCAGTACTTCGATTCCTCGACTGCGTACAATGGCGAGATGATCACTGGTTTCTTTCACGCCCCGAGTCCGTCACCGTTGCCGGCGTCCGGTGGCGGCTACGGATCGGATTCGAAGCCCCCTCCGTCTCCGCCGCGCAACTCGGCTTGGGATTTCTTGAATCTTTTCGATGAGAGTTACAAATTGCAGCCTTACTCTCCTATGCTTGGCTCGGAGGGTGTGAGAGATGAGGGAAAGCAGGAAGTCGCGAAAGAAGAGCGGAAATTTGACGATGGTGCTGGTAATTGCTCGAAAGTTGCAGAAGAGGAGGGTCAGGGAAGAAACATTGGCCAAAGTGGGACGAGCGCGTCAAGGGAAGATGCTGTGGTGGAGTGCGCGGCTCATGCAATGGAGAAGAGGGAAAATGGAGATTCCGATAAAGAGCCAGTGGAGGAACGGAGCGATTCCGCTACAATCGCTCCTACTGGGACCCAAGGCGTCATGCGAAGTGTCTCTGAGGCTATGAGAGAAATACAGGTCCTGTTTGAGAGGGCTTCAGAATCAGGCGGTGGAGTTTCAAAGATGCTGGAAGCGGGAAAACTCAATTATCATCCAAAGAGTGGTGTCTATCAAG TTTCCTCCAAGATGCTTCATGTGATTACCCCATCATTGTTAGTGGTGTCCTCACAACCTTCAACTGAGAATATTGGTTCTATATATTTGGACTTGAATGAAGATATGGGTATGAGTTCGGGGAATCTTTCCTCTACTTTGAAGAAGCTTCACATGTGGGAGAAGAAACTCTATGATGAAGTCAAG GGTGAGGAAAAACTGCGCATTATGCATGAACGGAAGTGTAAGCAGCTGAAACTTTTTGATGAGAAGGGTGCTGATGCTCAAAAAGCTGAAACCACTCAAACTTTAGTCCAGAGTATATCTACTAAAATAAGAATTGCAATTGATGTTGTTGACAAGATATCAATCACGATAAATAAGTTGAGGGATGAAGAGTTATGGCCGCAGATCAATGAATTAATCCATGG TGGAATGTGGAAAGCTATGCTAGAATGTCTTAAGAGTCAATCTCAAGCAGTTTCAGAAGCCAATAGTTTAGATGCCATCATTTGCAATGGAAAGCTTAGCGATGATTATCTTGAAGCCCTAATAGAACTTAAATTGGAGCTTCAGAACTGGAATTTGAGGTTCACCAATTGGATTGATACCCAAAAAGGCTTTGTCAAAGGCTTGAATAGTTGGCTTTTGAGATGTCTTTTATATGAACCTGAAGAAACGCCTGATGGAGCAGAGCCTATCTCTCCTACTAGCGTTGGGGCACCCCCAGTATTTGTGATCTGTAACCAGTGGGCAGAAGCCATGGAAAGATTTTCAGCCGAGGAAGTGGTTGAAGCCATACAAGCCTTTTTCACGACTGTAAATCAGCTCTTGGAACTGCATAGTGTAGATCTGCAGCAGAGGATGATTGTAGACAAGGACATGGAGAGAAAAGTGAAGAACTTGGAGAAGAAGGAGCAAAAGATGCAGAAGGTGATGCAAGCTGGAGAGAAAAAGATGACTCTAGAGCCTGGGGAAAGTGGTTCCCTTTTACCTGGAGTGGCTGTAAAACACGCTCAGATGATCAATGTTGGTAGTTTACAGTCTGGTCTGCGGCAGATTTTTGAGGCCATGGAGAGGTTCACAGCCAACCTGATGCAATCTTATGAGGAGCTTCTTGTAAGCATTGAAGATGCAAAGTGTGCTCAAGAGAGAACCCATAAACATCATGGATTTTTGCCCAAGTGA
- the LOC100250689 gene encoding protein ALTERED PHOSPHATE STARVATION RESPONSE 1 isoform X1: MGCATSKLDDLPAVALCRDRCNFLEDAVQLRYDLADAHVAYMQSLTTIGVSLHRVFHHVANHSDSKTKDDAVAAATACAGDSLGNRSGSDSSHLQFRSDSEDDNDGSSESLKNNYVLEHETLGSINYEKNHPAQSVAYYSFPDYGPNSYQYFDSSTAYNGEMITGFFHAPSPSPLPASGGGYGSDSKPPPSPPRNSAWDFLNLFDESYKLQPYSPMLGSEGVRDEGKQEVAKEERKFDDGAGNCSKVAEEEGQGRNIGQSGTSASREDAVVECAAHAMEKRENGDSDKEPVEERSDSATIAPTGTQGVMRSVSEAMREIQVLFERASESGGGVSKMLEAGKLNYHPKSGVYQVSSKMLHVITPSLLVVSSQPSTENIGSIYLDLNEDMGMSSGNLSSTLKKLHMWEKKLYDEVKGEEKLRIMHERKCKQLKLFDEKGADAQKAETTQTLVQSISTKIRIAIDVVDKISITINKLRDEELWPQINELIHGFSGMWKAMLECLKSQSQAVSEANSLDAIICNGKLSDDYLEALIELKLELQNWNLRFTNWIDTQKGFVKGLNSWLLRCLLYEPEETPDGAEPISPTSVGAPPVFVICNQWAEAMERFSAEEVVEAIQAFFTTVNQLLELHSVDLQQRMIVDKDMERKVKNLEKKEQKMQKVMQAGEKKMTLEPGESGSLLPGVAVKHAQMINVGSLQSGLRQIFEAMERFTANLMQSYEELLVSIEDAKCAQERTHKHHGFLPK; encoded by the exons ATGGGGTGCGCCACGTCGAAACTCGACGACCTCCCGGCCGTCGCTCTCTGCCGTGACCGCTGCAACTTTCTCGAGGACGCCGTACAGCTGCGTTACGATCTGGCCGATGCACATGTGGCGTACATGCAGTCTCTCACCACCATTGGTGTCTCACTCCACCGTGTCTTCCATCATGTTGCGAACCACTCTGATTCTAAAACAAAAGATGACGCGGTAGCTGCTGCAACCGCCTGCGCCGGGGATTCTCTGGGGAATCGTTCTGGCTCGGACTCTTCGCATCTGCAGTTTCGTTCCGATAGTGAAGACGATAATGATGGCAGTTCGGAATCTCTGAAGAATAATTATGTTCTTGAGCACGAAACCCTAGGTTcaataaattatgaaaagaaTCACCCGGCCCAGTCTGTGGCGTATTATTCTTTTCCTGATTATGGCCCTAACTCGTATCAGTACTTCGATTCCTCGACTGCGTACAATGGCGAGATGATCACTGGTTTCTTTCACGCCCCGAGTCCGTCACCGTTGCCGGCGTCCGGTGGCGGCTACGGATCGGATTCGAAGCCCCCTCCGTCTCCGCCGCGCAACTCGGCTTGGGATTTCTTGAATCTTTTCGATGAGAGTTACAAATTGCAGCCTTACTCTCCTATGCTTGGCTCGGAGGGTGTGAGAGATGAGGGAAAGCAGGAAGTCGCGAAAGAAGAGCGGAAATTTGACGATGGTGCTGGTAATTGCTCGAAAGTTGCAGAAGAGGAGGGTCAGGGAAGAAACATTGGCCAAAGTGGGACGAGCGCGTCAAGGGAAGATGCTGTGGTGGAGTGCGCGGCTCATGCAATGGAGAAGAGGGAAAATGGAGATTCCGATAAAGAGCCAGTGGAGGAACGGAGCGATTCCGCTACAATCGCTCCTACTGGGACCCAAGGCGTCATGCGAAGTGTCTCTGAGGCTATGAGAGAAATACAGGTCCTGTTTGAGAGGGCTTCAGAATCAGGCGGTGGAGTTTCAAAGATGCTGGAAGCGGGAAAACTCAATTATCATCCAAAGAGTGGTGTCTATCAAG TTTCCTCCAAGATGCTTCATGTGATTACCCCATCATTGTTAGTGGTGTCCTCACAACCTTCAACTGAGAATATTGGTTCTATATATTTGGACTTGAATGAAGATATGGGTATGAGTTCGGGGAATCTTTCCTCTACTTTGAAGAAGCTTCACATGTGGGAGAAGAAACTCTATGATGAAGTCAAG GGTGAGGAAAAACTGCGCATTATGCATGAACGGAAGTGTAAGCAGCTGAAACTTTTTGATGAGAAGGGTGCTGATGCTCAAAAAGCTGAAACCACTCAAACTTTAGTCCAGAGTATATCTACTAAAATAAGAATTGCAATTGATGTTGTTGACAAGATATCAATCACGATAAATAAGTTGAGGGATGAAGAGTTATGGCCGCAGATCAATGAATTAATCCATGG GTTCAGTGGAATGTGGAAAGCTATGCTAGAATGTCTTAAGAGTCAATCTCAAGCAGTTTCAGAAGCCAATAGTTTAGATGCCATCATTTGCAATGGAAAGCTTAGCGATGATTATCTTGAAGCCCTAATAGAACTTAAATTGGAGCTTCAGAACTGGAATTTGAGGTTCACCAATTGGATTGATACCCAAAAAGGCTTTGTCAAAGGCTTGAATAGTTGGCTTTTGAGATGTCTTTTATATGAACCTGAAGAAACGCCTGATGGAGCAGAGCCTATCTCTCCTACTAGCGTTGGGGCACCCCCAGTATTTGTGATCTGTAACCAGTGGGCAGAAGCCATGGAAAGATTTTCAGCCGAGGAAGTGGTTGAAGCCATACAAGCCTTTTTCACGACTGTAAATCAGCTCTTGGAACTGCATAGTGTAGATCTGCAGCAGAGGATGATTGTAGACAAGGACATGGAGAGAAAAGTGAAGAACTTGGAGAAGAAGGAGCAAAAGATGCAGAAGGTGATGCAAGCTGGAGAGAAAAAGATGACTCTAGAGCCTGGGGAAAGTGGTTCCCTTTTACCTGGAGTGGCTGTAAAACACGCTCAGATGATCAATGTTGGTAGTTTACAGTCTGGTCTGCGGCAGATTTTTGAGGCCATGGAGAGGTTCACAGCCAACCTGATGCAATCTTATGAGGAGCTTCTTGTAAGCATTGAAGATGCAAAGTGTGCTCAAGAGAGAACCCATAAACATCATGGATTTTTGCCCAAGTGA